From the genome of Ziziphus jujuba cultivar Dongzao chromosome 6, ASM3175591v1, one region includes:
- the LOC107430889 gene encoding selT-like protein: protein MGRGGKLFLMGLSIYLFSTDVANLFTTSPPKPSITHFQDHDLRHPHRPHYQPILKFPSQQEKSSNIGAIDMESNIININFCTSCSYRGNAVKTKKVLETAFPGINVVLGNQPPEFRKGLVSKIVPVVQVAIIGLTLGGEQIFPRMGISSPPPLYYSLRANRFRSIATTWFLGNFLQTFLQTTGAFEVYYNGDLVFSKLKEQRFPGEFELKDLVGKKLTISRTVS from the exons ATGGGACGCGGAGGAAAGCTATTCCTGATGGGTTTATCAATTTATCTATTTTCCACGGACGTTGCAAACCTCTTCACAACCTCACCTCCCAAACCCAGTATCACCCATTTTCAAGATCATGATCTTCGTCACCCTCATCGACCCCATTACCAACCAATCCTTAAATTCCCCTCTCAGCAGGAG AAATCCAGTAACATTGGAGCAATTGACATGGAAAGCAATATCATTAACATTAACTTCTGCACTTCGTGTTCTTACAG AGGGAATGCAGTAAAAACGAAGAAGGTGCTTGAAACAGCATTTCCAGGGATCAATGTAGTTCTTGGAAACCAGCCTCCGGAGTTTAGAAAAGGGCTAGTGAGCAAAATTGTACCAGTTGTTCAAGTAGCAATTATTGGGTTAACATTAGGAGGTGAACAAATTTTCCCAAGGATGGGGATTTCTTCACCTCCTCCTCTGTATTACTCTTTGCGTGCTAATAGATTTAGAAGCATTGCAACcacttggtttttgggaaatttCCTCCAAACCTTCCTTCAAACTACTGGAGCATTTGAAGTATATTATAACGGTGATCTG GTTTTCTCTAAGCTGAAGGAACAGAGATTCCCCGGTGAATTTGAATTAAAGGATCTTGTGGGAAAGAAGCTGACCATTTCAAGAACTGTAAGTTGA